The Stigmatella ashevillena genomic sequence AGCCACATCGGTTCTTCCTCCAGCGGACCTTCCCTTATAATGCCGCCTTGCGCTGAGTGCACTGCGGCTCACAATCCCCCACGCAACCTCAGGCCCACGCGCACCAGCAAGGGTTGGCCGATGGTGTCCACCCCCGCACGTCCCACCAAGTACTCCCGGTCGAACAGGTTCTCCACCGCGGCGAACAGCTCCAGCCCTCGCACGAGGCGGCGGCTCACGGAGGCATCCACGACGGCATAGCCGCCCATCTCCCGCGCGTTGAGATCATCCTCGAACTGGGGCCCGATGACGCGAAGCTGGACCGTCGCGGTGAGCAGCGAGGGCTCGTCGAAGGTGACAAGGGCGGTGCCCCGGTGCCGCGGGTCCTGCGCGAGCTGCTTGCCCACGAGTTCTTCGTTGCCGGGCGCGTCGCGGACCTCCGAGTCCACGAAGGTGTAGGCGAGCAGCACCGTCCACGCACGGGCCACGCGCCAGTCCGTGCTTGCCTCGAGGCCCCGGACCCGCGCCCGGCCCAGGTTCTGGCGCTGGCGTGCCGTGCCGTCGGGCAGGGGCGTGGCCAGGGTGGCATTGATGATGGGGTCCTCCAATTCGTTCCAGAACCCGGTGACGCGGGCGGTGAGGCCCCGGGGGCCCTGCACCTCGGCACCGGCTTCACCGCCCACGAGGCGCTCGGCGCGCAGTCCCTCGTTGGCGGCGGTGAGCACGGTGCCCACCTGGAAGGGCCGGTACAGCTCATTGAGCGTGGGGGCGCGGAAGGAGCGGTAGCCCGAGGCTCGCAGGGTGAGCCACTCCAGGGGACGCAGCCGCGCGCCGAGCCGGGGGCTGAGCTGGTGCTCACTCCGGCCCTCGAAACGCACGGGGGTGACGGTGCCGCCCACCTGCTCCAGGCGGCTCTCGCCGTTCACGTTCTGCCACGAGTCCCACCGGAGCGCGGCCATGAACTCCAGCGCCGGTGTCACGGTGTAGAGGTCCTGGAGGAAGAGTCCGCCAAAGCGTTGCTCGCCTCCCGCGCTGCGCAGGGCCGTGGAGGAGGGGGAGGGATTGGGGACGAAGAGGCGCTCGTCGGAGGTGCCCTCCACCCGCCGCACGTCCGCGCCCGCCGTCAGCACGTGGGCTCCGCCCAGCGTCCAGGAAGGGCCTGTCCACACGAGCGAGGCGCCCTGCTCGTTGGCGGGAACCTCTTGAATGGCGGAGAGCGCCTCGGTCGAGCGGTCCGCCGCCACGCGCGCCCGGCGCTGCTCGAAGCGCTGGAGGCGCCCGAAGAGCTGGAGTTCGAACTGGCCCGCTTCCTCCGTGGCGAGCTGGGCCCCGGCGCTGGCGAGACCGGACTCCGCGCGGGCCGTGGTGTAGGTGGTTCCGCCGTTCTGGTTCTCGCGGAAGAGGCTCAGGCGCGCATTCAGCCGCAGGGAGGGGCTGGCCTCCACTTCCACCCGGCCATTGAGGGTGGCGTGGTTGCCGGGGGTGTTCCGGTCGATGGCCCCCCGCTGGGCGGAGGCCACGACAGGATGGCCCCGGGTGGTGAGCAGGTCGGTCTCCACGGCCGCGCCCACGGGGCCCCAGCGGTGGGCTCCGCGCGCGGAGAGCTGGCCGGTGTTCAGCAAGCCATACGCCACGTCTCCTTCGAGGAGGGGACCCGTGATGGGACGGGAGAAGAGCTGCACCACGCCCCCCAGGGCCGCGCTCCCATAGAGGGCCGAGCCTCCGCTGGGGACGACTTCGACCCGGTCCAAGCCCAGGCGGGGCAGGGATCGCCAGTACACCCAGCCTCCAAAGGGATCATTGGCGGGCACGCCATCGACCAGCACGAGGCTGCGGGAGACGCCCGACGGAGCCAGCCCGCGCAGGTTGAGCCCCTGGGCCGTGGGATCCGACACGAGGCTCGAGGTGCGGCGGAACGTGGCCACGGAGGGCACGGTGCGTAGCAGTCCGTCCTGGGTCAGCGAGGGGCTGCGGTCAATCTCCGCGCGGGGCAGGACGATGACGGTGGCGGGCACATCCCGGACGGGTCTCGGCAAGCGGGTGGCGGTGACGACGGTGCCCTGAGGGGAGGGGGATTCCTCGGAGGAGGGGGGCGGGGGCTCGGGGGCGAGGGTTTCCGGGCTGCCCATCAGAAGCAGCACGAGGGAGAGGGGGAGCATCGGCACGGCCGGAGGTTCTCAGCCAGTGGGACGGTTCACCACTGGAGAGATGAGATGTGGCAGGTGGTGGACAGGTGCCTGCCTCCTCCGCTCTTGGTACAAAGGGCCATGCCAGAGAATCTCACGCAACGGGCCATCGCCCTCGAAGAGCGATACGGAGCACACAACTACCACCCTCTGCCCGTGGTCCTGACCCGCGGCGAGGGCGTCCACGTCTGGGACGTGGAGGGCACGCGGTACCTGGACTTCCTGGCGGCCTACTCCGCGGTCAACCAGGGCCACTGCCATCCGCGGATCATCGCCGCGTTGACGGAGCAGGCGCGGCAACTGACGCTCACGTCGCGGGCGTTCCACTCCGACCGGCTCGGGGAGTGTGAGAAGTACCTGGCGGAGTATTTCGGGTACGACAAGGCCTTGATGATGAACACGGGCGTGGAAGGGGGCGAGACGTCCCTGAAGCTGACCCGGAAGTGGGCGTACAAGGTCAAAGGCGTGCCCGCCAACCAGGCGAAGACGGTCTACGCGGCCGGGAACTTCTGGGGCCGCACCCTGGCGGCCATCTCCGCCTCGACGGATCCAGACAGCACGAATGACTACGGTCCCTTCCTGCCGGGCTACGTCATCATTCCGTACAACGACCTGGCCGCGCTGGAGCGCACGTTTGCCGCGGATCCAACGATCGCCGGCTTCATGGTGGAGCCGATCCAGGGCGAGGCCGGCGTGGTCGTTCCAGACGCGGGGTATCTGAAGGGTGTCCGCGAGCTGTGCACGAAGTACAACGTGTTGTTCATTGCGGATGAAGTCCAGACGGGCCTGGGCCGGACGGGCAAGCGGCTCGCCTGTGACCATGAGTCCGTTCGCCCCGACATCTTGGTGTTGGGCAAGGCGCTCTCGGGCGGCACGTATCCGGTCTCCTGCGTGCTCGCCGATGACGCCATCATGCTCACCATCAAGCCGGGGGAGCACGGCAGCACCTATGGTGGCAACCCGTTGGCGTGTGCGGTGACGATGGCAGCCCTGAACGTGCTGCGCGAGGAGAAGCTCGCGGAGAACGCCGAGCGGATGGGCAACCTGTTCCGCCAGCGGGTGAACGCCTTGGTGCAGAAGGGCGGACTGGTGTCGCTGGTGCGTGGGAAGGGGTTGCTCAATGCCATGGTCATCAATGACACGGAGGAGAGCAGCGCGGCCTGGAAGCTCTGCTTGAAGCTGAAGGACCAGGGCTTGTTGGCCAAGCCCACGCAGGGCAACAAGATCCGCTTCGCGCCGCCGCTGGTGATCACGGAGGCCCAGATGAACGAGGCCTGCGACATCATCGAGCGGGTCATCAAGAGCGCCTGAAGCGCGCGGTTTGACCTGGACTACTCGTCTTCATCGCTGGATGGGTACGCAGACACGACCAACATGAGGCCTCGCTCCGAAAACCATGCGAGCGCCTCGGGGGGAAATCGGGCGCTTGGAGCAAAGGACTTCTCCTCGCCCACGGTCATCCCGAAGTCGATCTCGACCTCAATGTTGAGCCCAGCAAGCTCCTGAAGCGCGGGCTCGAGCCGTTCTGCGGCGTGACGGGTCTGCGCGAGCACCTCCTCGAAGTTTTCGCCTTCGGCCAGTGAAACGTTGAACCCGGAGGTGTCACTCGTGCGCTTGGCGGTCTCTCTTTCACCTTCTCGCCATACCGCGTCGGGTTGAAGAGCGGGATGCCGTTTCAAGAAGCTGTCCACATTGAACTGAGCCGCGCTCGTGCGGAAGATGGCCCAGATCATGACCGGCATCCTCTGCGTCCAACTCGGTGCATCGGTTCTCCCTTTTGAAGGGAGTCCGGTATGCCGTCTTCCTGTCCTTCTGTCATGGGGGATGGCAGATGCCTACGCAGCGGGTAGGATGCGCTAAAGCAGAGAGGGCTGCTCTCCGGACACCGAGGGATGCGATGACGGACGTACAGGGCCTCGACACTCTGGGCGTGGGCAGCCGGGTGGGTCTCTGGCGATTGGAGCGGCTTGCTGGACGTGGCAGCTTTGGGAGGGTGTTCCAGGCTCGCCGAGACGGGGAGCCCCAGTCCGAGCCCGTGGCGTTGAAGGTGGCGCTCGCGCCTGAGGACGCGCGCTATGCTCGCGAGGTGGAACTGCTCTCGCGGCTCCGTCATGCGGCCGTGCCCGCCTTGGTGGACCGAGGGCAGTGGCACCCGGAGGGAGGAGCCCAGTATCCCTTTCTGGTCATGCAGTGGGTGGAGGGACTGAGGCTGTACGACTGGGCCCGGGTGTATGACCCCACGTCCCGGCAGTTGATGAAGGTGTTGGCTCAGGTCGCCCGGGCGCTGGAGGCATTGGAGGCGGTGGGTGGGGTGCACCGGGATGTTAAAGGCGACAATATTCTGGTGGGGAGTGATGGGCGGGCGAGCTTGATGGATTTCGGTTCGGGGACCTGGATGGGGGCGCCCTTGTTGACCCAAGGCATGCCGCCCAGCACGGCGGAGTATCAGGCGCCCGAGGCCATCCGGTTCTCCTGGTACCTTCGTTGGGATTGTCACACGCATTACGAGGCGAGGGCATCGGATGACATCTATGCGCTGGGAGTAACGGCGTACCGGGTGGTGACTGGGAGGTATCCCCCTCCTGGAACGGATCCGATGGGTCGGCATCAGGGGCAACAGGTGCCCGTGCCGAAGCGCTCACCTGTGCGGTCGCTGAATGCCTGTGTGGCTCCGGAACTGGAGGCACTCATCGAGCGGATGCTGTCACCGGTGGCCGAGGCGAGGCCGCGGGCCCGGGAAGTGGCGGAGGCTGCGGAGGCCGCCGCCGCACAGGCGGGGACCGAGGCCGATGTCCCGATGCTCGCAGGCAATCGCTTCATGGCGAAGGGGGATACGGGACAAGCCCGTTTGCGGTTGACCGCCCCCCGTGTGATGGAATGGCTGGCTGCTGCCTCCGTGAGCGCGCTCATGATTCTGGGAGCGTGGTGGGGCGTGCACGAACGGCGGTTCGAGGCTGCTCCGCTGGCGATGGACGAAGAATGGGGAGAGGGAGGACCACAGGAGGCACGAACCACAGGGTTGGCGGATGCGGGGCTGAGCGAACTGGCAGGCTCAGCAGGACAACCTGTCACATTGTCTGCCGTAGGGCTCGACATGCCCCGCAAGCCCTTCCGGGGGCAGATCCGGCCGGATGGAAATGGAAGTTGTCCGCGCAAGGCCCAGCTTGCCGTCAATGGCGGATGCTGGGTTGCTTTGCGCGATGTCCAGCCACCATGCGGAGGGGAAGGCTATGAGTGGAAGGGGGGCTGCTACTACCCTGTGTATGACATGCCACGGCAGCCCACCTCCGAGCTGCCATAGTCAGTCCGTCTCCAGGCTCAGCTTACCGCCCGACGGGCTGTTTCGCCTCGGGAACCTTTACCAACCACTTTTCACCAGACATTTTGCTTGGTGCCAAGTCCATCAGTATCTTCGAAAGCTTACTCTCGATCTCCGCAATCGAATCGGCCAGTTTATCAGGGACAAGGTCGGCCACATCCTCGAGTTCACTGGCCAAGTGAAGAGCATGGCGGAGTTCAGCATGCGCCTCAAGTTTCTCAATGCGCGCCAGCAGGGCCGGTCCAAAGAGTCGTTGACACGCATACGCAGAGGTCACCGTGCCCGTCGCCAATGCGCGACACATGCCCAGAGCCGCAATGGAAACCAGGCGCTGCACTTCCACAGTTCCTTCCGCCCGAAGCCATAGTTCCTCTTGCGAAGTCATGCGAGTTGGCAGGGACTCATTCATTGATTGCTCCACCCAGGCTTCATCTTAAGAGTTCCAAACAAAAGTCAGAACTGGAGCGCTCGCCCAGATGGGAATTGCTCCTCTGAAGGGACTTTAGGAGCCTCGCAAAAATAAATTGAGCAACTCAGGTATTATAGAAGCATGAAGAACGTTGACGAACTGCGAACAAAGTACGAGGCGATAGCGCCGCTCCTGAACGAACGTTCTCGTCGTCGGTGGGCGGCACTAGAGGCACGTGCCTATGGATATGGTGGCATCAGTGCTGTGGCACGCGCGACAGGACTGACACGCAACACGGTGATGGCAGGACTGCGTGAACTGCAAGGCACTGAGGATGAGCCAATCTCACTGGAGCGCGTACGGCACCAAGGCGCCGGACGCAGGCGACTGGCGGTGACGGATAAGCAACTCAAACCACTTCTGGAGAAGTTGGTAAACCCAGTTACACGAGGCGATCCACAACACCCCCTGCGTTGGACGAGCAAGAGCACGCCCCATCTTGCTGCTGAGTTGACGAAGCAGGGGCATTCTGTCAG encodes the following:
- a CDS encoding TonB-dependent receptor plug domain-containing protein, with translation MLPLSLVLLLMGSPETLAPEPPPPSSEESPSPQGTVVTATRLPRPVRDVPATVIVLPRAEIDRSPSLTQDGLLRTVPSVATFRRTSSLVSDPTAQGLNLRGLAPSGVSRSLVLVDGVPANDPFGGWVYWRSLPRLGLDRVEVVPSGGSALYGSAALGGVVQLFSRPITGPLLEGDVAYGLLNTGQLSARGAHRWGPVGAAVETDLLTTRGHPVVASAQRGAIDRNTPGNHATLNGRVEVEASPSLRLNARLSLFRENQNGGTTYTTARAESGLASAGAQLATEEAGQFELQLFGRLQRFEQRRARVAADRSTEALSAIQEVPANEQGASLVWTGPSWTLGGAHVLTAGADVRRVEGTSDERLFVPNPSPSSTALRSAGGEQRFGGLFLQDLYTVTPALEFMAALRWDSWQNVNGESRLEQVGGTVTPVRFEGRSEHQLSPRLGARLRPLEWLTLRASGYRSFRAPTLNELYRPFQVGTVLTAANEGLRAERLVGGEAGAEVQGPRGLTARVTGFWNELEDPIINATLATPLPDGTARQRQNLGRARVRGLEASTDWRVARAWTVLLAYTFVDSEVRDAPGNEELVGKQLAQDPRHRGTALVTFDEPSLLTATVQLRVIGPQFEDDLNAREMGGYAVVDASVSRRLVRGLELFAAVENLFDREYLVGRAGVDTIGQPLLVRVGLRLRGGL
- the rocD gene encoding ornithine--oxo-acid transaminase — encoded protein: MPENLTQRAIALEERYGAHNYHPLPVVLTRGEGVHVWDVEGTRYLDFLAAYSAVNQGHCHPRIIAALTEQARQLTLTSRAFHSDRLGECEKYLAEYFGYDKALMMNTGVEGGETSLKLTRKWAYKVKGVPANQAKTVYAAGNFWGRTLAAISASTDPDSTNDYGPFLPGYVIIPYNDLAALERTFAADPTIAGFMVEPIQGEAGVVVPDAGYLKGVRELCTKYNVLFIADEVQTGLGRTGKRLACDHESVRPDILVLGKALSGGTYPVSCVLADDAIMLTIKPGEHGSTYGGNPLACAVTMAALNVLREEKLAENAERMGNLFRQRVNALVQKGGLVSLVRGKGLLNAMVINDTEESSAAWKLCLKLKDQGLLAKPTQGNKIRFAPPLVITEAQMNEACDIIERVIKSA
- a CDS encoding DUF4279 domain-containing protein, giving the protein MIWAIFRTSAAQFNVDSFLKRHPALQPDAVWREGERETAKRTSDTSGFNVSLAEGENFEEVLAQTRHAAERLEPALQELAGLNIEVEIDFGMTVGEEKSFAPSARFPPEALAWFSERGLMLVVSAYPSSDEDE
- a CDS encoding serine/threonine-protein kinase, with translation MTDVQGLDTLGVGSRVGLWRLERLAGRGSFGRVFQARRDGEPQSEPVALKVALAPEDARYAREVELLSRLRHAAVPALVDRGQWHPEGGAQYPFLVMQWVEGLRLYDWARVYDPTSRQLMKVLAQVARALEALEAVGGVHRDVKGDNILVGSDGRASLMDFGSGTWMGAPLLTQGMPPSTAEYQAPEAIRFSWYLRWDCHTHYEARASDDIYALGVTAYRVVTGRYPPPGTDPMGRHQGQQVPVPKRSPVRSLNACVAPELEALIERMLSPVAEARPRAREVAEAAEAAAAQAGTEADVPMLAGNRFMAKGDTGQARLRLTAPRVMEWLAAASVSALMILGAWWGVHERRFEAAPLAMDEEWGEGGPQEARTTGLADAGLSELAGSAGQPVTLSAVGLDMPRKPFRGQIRPDGNGSCPRKAQLAVNGGCWVALRDVQPPCGGEGYEWKGGCYYPVYDMPRQPTSELP
- a CDS encoding DUF3969 family protein, which gives rise to MNESLPTRMTSQEELWLRAEGTVEVQRLVSIAALGMCRALATGTVTSAYACQRLFGPALLARIEKLEAHAELRHALHLASELEDVADLVPDKLADSIAEIESKLSKILMDLAPSKMSGEKWLVKVPEAKQPVGR